In the genome of Streptomyces lydicus, the window CCTCCCGCAGCCGTCCGAGGAAGACCGTCATCAAAGCGGCGCCCAGGCCGATGCCGAACAGGGTGACCAGGAAGACCGGCAGGTCGGTCAGCGCGCGGGGGAAGAGCCCGACGAGCCAGGAGAAGGGGTTCATCAGGTAGGTGAAGAAGTCGGCGAGGAACGGCACGCCGTAGCCGCTGCTCCAGTTGAAGAACAGATCGCCGCTGGTGGTGCCGTGCAGCAGGTCCCACAGCCGGGCGTGGAAGGGGACGAACTGATTGCCCAGGTCGTTGACGGCGCGTGACTGCGGGCCGAACGGGTAGCTGCCGTACAGGGCGAGCGCGAGGCAGTACGCCCCCATGGACAGGGCCGCCGCGAGCCAGGGTGCCGTCCGCTGTCCGGCGGCACTGTACGCCGCGGCCGGGCGTTCACTCACGGGAAGAGGCCGGGCAACCTCCAGGGGCCGGACCGCCTCTTGTGGGGTGGCGGGCGTCGGAGCCACCGGCACTCCTCCACGATCGGCGAACGTTCACCCCACGTTATATGTCTTAATCACCCCCTTTGCCTGGTCGAGACGCCGGGTGTTTCGGGGATTGCGGAAAGAGTGGAGGGCATGGTGCCCGTTCCTGATGACCTCGTGGCCACGGCCGGCGACGGACCGGATGCCACGGCGACGCCGACCGTCTCCGTGATCGTGCCGGTGCACAACACCCGGCGCTACCTCGACCGCAGCCTCGGCTCGGTCTTCGCGCAGACGCTGGACCGCCGCCGGATCGAGGTGATCGCGGTCGACGACGGCTCCACCGACGGCAGCGCCGAGTGGCTGGAAGAACAGGCCGGCCTGCACCCCCACCTGACCGTGCTGCGCCAGGAGGCCTCGGGCGGCGCGGGCAAGCCGCGCAACACCGGGCTGGACCGTGCCACCGGCGACTACGTCTTCTTCCTCGACTCCGACGACCGGCTCGCCCCCGGGGCACTGGCCCGGCTCGTCCATATGGCCGAGCGGTGCGGCTCGGACGTCGTCTACGGCCGGATCGCCGGCGCCGAGGGCCGCTCCGCCCCCGTCGACCTGCGCACCACCAGCGACCAGGTCTCCGTCTTCGACTCCCCGGTCTACTGGTCGCTGGCCGCCTACAAGCTCTTCCGCCGCTCCTTCCTCGAAGAGCACCGGCTGCGTTTCGTCGAGGGCCGGCTGCTGGCTGAGGACCTGCCGTTCGGCATCGCCGCCCTGCTGCGCGCCCGGACCGTCTCCGTCCTCGCCGACCAGGACTGCTACTACCTGCACGGCCGCGACGACGACAGCAACGCCAGCCGCCAGGACATCGACTGGTGCGAATACCTCGACTACATCGGCACCGTCCTCGACGGCCTCGCGGACGAGGTCCCGCCCGGCGAACAGCGCGACAAGCTGATGATCCGGCACTTCCACGGCGAGATACTCATGCCCTTCGGGGCCGCCTATCTCGCCCGCGACGAGGCGGGCCGGCACGCGATGGCCGCGGCCGCCCGCCCGCTCGTCGAGCGCTACCTCACCGACCGCGTCCAGGCCGCCCTGCCGCCCCGGCTCCGGCTGCGCGCCCACTGCCTGCGCGCCGGGCTCGACGAGGCCCTGACCGCCGTCGTCCGGGCCGACACCGAGGGCCTGCCCGGCCCGCCGCGCATCGCCGACGGCCGCGTCTACGCCGGATACCCCCACTTCCGCGACCCGCAGCACCCGCTCCCCGACGCCTGCTACGACCTCACCGACCGGGTGGTGCTGCGCCAGCGCCTGATCCGCTGGGGCTGGGTCGGCGGCGTCCTGCACCTGCGGGGCACCGCAGAGCTGTCCCTGCTCGGCGGCGACCGGGTCGAGGTCCGGCTGCAGCGCAGCGGCGCCGTCCACCACGTGCCGGCGCGGTACGCGGACGGCACCTGGCAGGCCGCCGTCGACCCGGCGGCCGCCGCGGACGGCGGGCCGCTGACCGACGGCATCTGGGGCCTCAAGATCGCGGTCACCGCGCACGGCGCGGCGGGCGCCGAGGGGCCCGCCTTCCGCCGCGAGGCCTGGCTGGCCCCGGAAGGCGGGGCGAACGGGCGGGAGTGCGCACCGCGGATCGCCGGCCGGGGCCCGGCCGGCCCCGCCGTCGCCGCGCTCTTCCTCTCCCAGCCGCACGGCCATCTCCACCTCGACCTGGACAAGGACGGGGCCCGCCGGTCGCTCGGCGGCGACCTGCGCGGCACGGCGCACCGCACCCGCTCGGGGCGGGCCGCCCTCGCCGCCCACCTCACCCTGCCCGGCTGCCCCGTGGACGCCGAGCTGCAGCTGGTCCTCCACGACGCGACCCGCACCGTGGCGCTGCCCACCACGGTCGAACGGGGCGCCGACGACCACTACACCGTGCGCTCGGTGCTGCGCGGCGGCCCCCGGGGCAGCACCTGGCGGGTGTCCCTGCGGGTGATGGCGGGCCCGCTCCGCCACGACCTGCCGGTCCGGACGGCCGGCGGGCGGACGCAGCTGATGTTCGCCGTGCCCGGCGCCGGCCTCCCCAGGAGGGTGCTGCGCCGCCTGCGCGGCTGACGCCGGCGTCCGGCAGCCGGGCCGGTCCCCTTCGGCCACCGCCGAAAATCCTTGTGCGTGCCGCCCCCGCGGGACGAGGCTGACCCACCATCAGGCACCTGCACAGGTGCACCCGCGACGACCGTCTTCGCGGGGCCATCTGACCAAGGGGGAACGTCACATGTCCGTATGGAAGCGAGCCGGAATGGCGGCCATCGCCGTCGCGGCGCTGGCCGTCCCGGCGGGCGCGGTCGTCGGCACGGCCGGGACCGCGGCGGCCGTCGGCACCACCCACACCGCGGCGGGCGGCACCGTCCAGGGCTGCCCCTACGGCGCGGTCTGCATCTATCCGCAGAACGCCGGATGGAACGGCGGCCACCCGTCGCTCTTCTACTACAGCTACGGGGCGCACAACCTCAGCAACCAGGTCGGGACGCACCGCATCTACAACAACCAGTCCGGGGGCGCGACCATGCGGACCTGCACGGGCTACAACGGCACGGGATGCCAGGGCTACCTCTCGCCCGGCTACTACATCGACAAGGACCTCACGCCGATCAACTCGATCACCCTCCAGCCGTAGCCGGCCGTAGACAGTCGCAGCCGGCCTGTGGACGGCCGGGCGGCATGAGCACGCCCGGGGCGGAATCCGGTCAAGGACCCGCCCCGGGCGCAGCCGTGCCGCCACGGGCGCCGTGCGAGAGCCGCCCGCCGGGCGCACGCTGGAAGCAGGGGCTCCGGAGGTGATCGTGATGCTGCAGACCGTTGTCGGATGGCATGTCGACATGGAATTCGAGGAGGACACCCACCGCACCCGGGCCGCGGCCCTCGTACGGCTTCCCGACGGAACCGAGGTACGGGCCCACGGCTACGCCAGCCGCCACCCCGTCGACTCGAATCAGCCGCGGGTCGGCGAGGAGGTCGCGGGAGCCAGAGCGCTCAACGAACTGGCGATGCAGCTGCTGACCAAGGCGCACGACGAGATCGACGCGGTCTCGGGCCGGACGTCGCACCCGCTGGCCTGATCCGCACCCCTGCCCGACCGGCGTCCGCCGGCCTGACCGGCGCCCGCCGCTGGCCCCCGGGCCGCGCTCCGCGGGCCCGCCGGCGGGCCCGCGGCCCGCGCTCAGCCCTGCGGACGGTGGTGCTGCCAGCCGGCCCAGGCCGAGGTGATCATGTCGCGGACGTCGTACCGGGCCTTCCAGCCCAGCTCCGCGGCGATCCGGTCGGCGGCCGCGACCACCCGGGCCGGGTCGCCCGCACGGCGCGGGGTGACCTCGGCACCGACGCCCCGGTGCCCGGTGATCTCGGTGATCAGATCCACCATCTCGCGCACCGAAACGCCCTCGCCGCGCCCGATGTTCAGCGTCAGATCGCGCACCGGGCCCGGCTCGGCGAGCTTGCGGGCGGCCGACACATGGGCCTCGGCGAGATCGGCGACATGGATGTAGTCGCGGATGCAGGTGCCGTCGGGGGTGTCGTAGTCATCGCCGAAGATCCGCGGCGCCGCGCCCTCGGTGAGCTTCTCGAAGACCATCGGGACGATGTTGAAGACGCCGGTGTCCGCCAGCTCGGGGGTGGCCGCCCCGGCGACGTTGAAGTAGCGCAGACAGGCCGTGCTGATGCCGTGCGCCCGGCCCGCCGCACGGGCCATCCACTCGCCGACGAGCTTGGTCTCGCCGTACGGGTTGATCGGGGTGCAGGGGGTCTCCTCGGTGACCAGGTCGACATCCGGCATGCCGTAGACCGCCGCAGAGGAGGAGAACACCAGCCGGCCGACACCGCCCGCGGCCATCGCCTCCAGCAGCGTCTGCAGACCGTGCACATTCTCGCGGTAGTAGTGCAGCGGCATCTCGACGGACTCGCCGACCTGCTTCTTGGCGGCCAGATGCACCACATCGGTGATGCCGTGCTCGGCGAGGGTGGCATCGAGCAGCGCGCGGTCGAGCGTGGAGCCGACCACCAGGGGGACGCCCTCCGGGATCCGGGCCGCCACACCCGTCGTCAGATCGTCGAACACGACGACGCTCTCGCCTGCCTCACGCAGGGCCCGTACGACATGGGCGCCGATGTAGCCGGCACCACCCGTGATCAAGTAAGACATAGTGCCCATCCTAGGTCGGGGTAGAGGTGTGCGGGGGGAAAAGGACCGGGGCGGGTCAGCCGCGCAGCCGCCGGGCGGCGATCCGCCACACGCTGCGCAGGCCGGAGGCGACCCGCAGGGACAGGGCGCCGCCGGTCGTTGCATACGGCTGCACCAGCAGCACGGTATGACGGCGGCTGGGCAGCACCCGGCGGCGCAGCCCCGGTCCCAGGGCCCGCAGCGCCGCACGGAAACCCGCCCCGTCCGCGCAGCTGACCTGCGCCATCAGATCCCACGGCTCGGGGTCGGCGCAGGGCTCGCCGCCCGGTTCGGCCAGCGCCGCGAGATCCAGTACGACCTCGGCGGTCCAGCAGGCCTGGGACCCGCCGGTGGCCGGGGCCGGGGTGAGGGCGGCGGTGTGGACCGGGCCGCGCCGGTCGTCCCGGCGGCGCCGCAGCTCGATGTCGATGCTCTCCGGCCCGGACGCGGCCAGCCGCCCGTACAGATCGTGCACCCGCAGCCGCAGCACCCCCGGACCGCCGGGGGACGGTTCGGCGTCTATGGTCACCGGCAGCCGGTGCATCGGCTTGGTGACCATCGCGTCCAGCACGACCTCGGGCAGGTCCGCGGACCACACCGCGCGGCCGCCGGCCTCCGCGTACGGCGGCAGCAGCCGGCCCGGCCGGGCCGCCAGCTGCGTCAGCCGCTCCAGGTCCCTGGGGGCCGGCGAGGCCAGCACCACCCGGGCCAGCCAGCGCGCCGGGGCACGCGCCGCACGCAGATCGGCCTCGTCGAAGCCCGCCAGATACTCGCGGGTCAGCCGCCACCACTCGGCGCGGTAGTCGGCGCCGCGGGTGTGCAGCTCGCGGACGTACATCCGCAGATCGTGGTCGAGGAACTTGGTGGCCGCGGCGTGCGCCAGCGCCTGGTGCCCGGCGTCCAGGAAGATCTGCACGCTGGCACGGTGCGCCGCGATCCGCGCCTGCCAGTTGGCGACGTCGTTGCGGTCCAGCGAGATCGACTGCCGGGCCGCCGAACGGCGCACATGCCAGACATAGACCCGGTCGGGGATCGTCACGAGGCGCGGGGCGGCGGCCAGCACCCGCGCCGTGAAAACGAAGTCCTCGTAGGTGAAGCGGCCCTCGGGGAAGGTGATGGCGTGCTTGTCGAGGAACGCCCGCTCGTAGAGCTTGTTGACGCACAGCGTGTCCCGGACCAGCTGCGGGGCCTTGTCGGGGGAGCTGTGCACCGCCGTCTCGCGGTAGAGGCCCGGCTGCCAGGGGACATCGCGGTGCGCGGGCAGCTCACGGCGTACGCAGGCACCGGCCACGACCGGGGCGTCATGCTCACCAGCGGCGGCCAGCAGCGCCCGGGCCGCACCCGGGGGCAGCACATCGTCGCTGTCGAGGAACATCACGAAGCGCCCGGTGGCGGCCCGCAGACCGTCGTTGCGCGGAGTGCCGCAGCCGCCGCTGTTCGTGTCGCGGTGGATCACCCTCAGCCGCGGTTCGCCATGGGCGAGGGCGTCCAGGGCGGCGCCGGTGCCATCGGTGGAGGCGTCGTTCACCGCGATCACTTCGGTGACCGTTTCGCCGGGCGGCCCCTGCGCGAGCGCGGAGCGCACCGCATCGCAGACGTGGCCGGCGTCGTTGAAGGCGATGACGACGATGCTGACCTGAGCGGAAGGCGTGATGGTGGGCCCCGTCAGCGGATCGAGGGCTTCTTTCACAGTCACTGAATCTACATTTCGTGTCGACAGCATCTCTTGGCGCGAGCGGGGTTCCGAACCTTTTTCCGATGGTTCAGAGGGCGATTCCCGTCGAGCGGTTGCACCCCCCGCTCCGCTTTTCCCGCCCTCTTGCCGTCTTCTTACCGGGCTCGAACCGGGGCTCGGGGGTGCACAGACCCGTAAGGGCGCCTGCACATGCTGTAACGACGCGAGTGCCGCACGATGTTGATCCGCACGCCACCACCTTGCGACGGAGCGGCCCCGCTCACCGCTCCATCAGATCCGCGACCCGGCCGGCCGCGCCTCCGTCGTCCCGGTGGCAGAACGCTTCCCGGAATTCCGCGTACGCATCCGCCCCCGCGGCGGCGATCTCCTCCAAGTCGCCCAGCGCGTCGATCAGTTCACCGGTCGAGGTGAGCAGCGGACCCGGCACCCGGGCCTCGAAGTCGAGGGTGAAGCCGCGCAGGGTGTCGCGGTAGTGCGGCAGATCGGGCGTCAGAAAGAGCATCGGGCGCCCGGTGTTGGCGAAGTCGGCGGCCAGCGACGAGTAGTCGGTGACCAGGACGTCCGCGGCCAGCAGCAGCTCGGTGGCGTCCGGGTGCGCGGACACGTCGAGGGCGAACGGCGCGTGGTGGGCGGGCAGCCGGTCGGCGACCAGCGGATGGGAGCGCACCAGCAGCACATGGTCGTCCGCCAGCTCCCGCCGCGCCAGGTCCAGATCGAGCGGCAGATGCAGCCGGTGGTGGCCCGCGTCGTAGGCCAGATCGTCGCGCGGGGTCGGCGCGTACAGCACCACCTTCCGGCCCGGCTCGATGCCCAGGCGTTCACGGACCGCGGCCGCCCTGAGATCACGGTCGGCGGCGAAGAAGGCGTCGGTGCGCGGCAGCCCGGTCTCCAGCAGCCGCCCGGAGTAGCCCAGCGCCGAGCGCAGCACCGGGGTGCTGTGCGCGTTCGGCGACAGCAGCACGCTCCACTGCCGGCTGACCCGCGGCCGCGGCGCCAGATGCGCCAGCCCCGCGCACAGCGTCCCTGCCAGGTCGGCGCCGATCCGCTTGAGCGGGGTGCCGTGCCAGGTCTGGATGATGCGCTGCCCGCCGCGCCGGGTGAACCACCGGGGCAGATGGGTGTTGGTGACCACCCAGCGGCTGTGCGCCAGCGCCCCGTGCCACTCGGCGCTGCCCACCAGCACCGCACGGGCCGTCTCCGGCACCGCGGTCTGCGCGTCGCGCACCGCCCACAGATGCTCCACGTCCATGCCCCGGCGCACCAGCTCCTCGTGCACCGCCCGCGGCGAATCCCCGTACGCCCGGCCGCCGAAGCTGCTGTAGAGGACGGTGTCGCGCAGCGGACGGGAGCGGTGCAGCGCATAGTGCTGCTCGCGCAGCATCCGGCGGCGGTAGGGGCCGCGGTCGGTGGCGGGCAGCGCAGGACCCGCCACCACGAGCGCTTCGTCGTGCCGGTGCCGGTCCAGGGTGAGCGGCTTGCCGCGGACCGTACGGGTCGCCGGCAGCCCGTCCAGGAGGGACGGCAGGGCGCGGACCGGGGCGTCCAGCGCGGATCCTGGCGCGCCCCGCTCGCGCAGATGCAGCGTCCAGCGGCCCTCGCGCAGCGGCAGCGGACCGGCCAGCGAGGGCAGCGCGCCGAGCGGCAGCGCGGCGTGGAACCGGCCCTCGTCGTGGGTGGTGGCGAAGGCCAGCTCGGCGGCGTGCGCCCCGTGCTTGAGGACCAGCTCGGTGGCGA includes:
- the galE gene encoding UDP-glucose 4-epimerase GalE, whose protein sequence is MSYLITGGAGYIGAHVVRALREAGESVVVFDDLTTGVAARIPEGVPLVVGSTLDRALLDATLAEHGITDVVHLAAKKQVGESVEMPLHYYRENVHGLQTLLEAMAAGGVGRLVFSSSAAVYGMPDVDLVTEETPCTPINPYGETKLVGEWMARAAGRAHGISTACLRYFNVAGAATPELADTGVFNIVPMVFEKLTEGAAPRIFGDDYDTPDGTCIRDYIHVADLAEAHVSAARKLAEPGPVRDLTLNIGRGEGVSVREMVDLITEITGHRGVGAEVTPRRAGDPARVVAAADRIAAELGWKARYDVRDMITSAWAGWQHHRPQG
- a CDS encoding DUF1876 domain-containing protein translates to MLQTVVGWHVDMEFEEDTHRTRAAALVRLPDGTEVRAHGYASRHPVDSNQPRVGEEVAGARALNELAMQLLTKAHDEIDAVSGRTSHPLA
- a CDS encoding glycosyltransferase family 2 protein — encoded protein: MVPVPDDLVATAGDGPDATATPTVSVIVPVHNTRRYLDRSLGSVFAQTLDRRRIEVIAVDDGSTDGSAEWLEEQAGLHPHLTVLRQEASGGAGKPRNTGLDRATGDYVFFLDSDDRLAPGALARLVHMAERCGSDVVYGRIAGAEGRSAPVDLRTTSDQVSVFDSPVYWSLAAYKLFRRSFLEEHRLRFVEGRLLAEDLPFGIAALLRARTVSVLADQDCYYLHGRDDDSNASRQDIDWCEYLDYIGTVLDGLADEVPPGEQRDKLMIRHFHGEILMPFGAAYLARDEAGRHAMAAAARPLVERYLTDRVQAALPPRLRLRAHCLRAGLDEALTAVVRADTEGLPGPPRIADGRVYAGYPHFRDPQHPLPDACYDLTDRVVLRQRLIRWGWVGGVLHLRGTAELSLLGGDRVEVRLQRSGAVHHVPARYADGTWQAAVDPAAAADGGPLTDGIWGLKIAVTAHGAAGAEGPAFRREAWLAPEGGANGRECAPRIAGRGPAGPAVAALFLSQPHGHLHLDLDKDGARRSLGGDLRGTAHRTRSGRAALAAHLTLPGCPVDAELQLVLHDATRTVALPTTVERGADDHYTVRSVLRGGPRGSTWRVSLRVMAGPLRHDLPVRTAGGRTQLMFAVPGAGLPRRVLRRLRG
- a CDS encoding glycosyltransferase family 2 protein encodes the protein MKEALDPLTGPTITPSAQVSIVVIAFNDAGHVCDAVRSALAQGPPGETVTEVIAVNDASTDGTGAALDALAHGEPRLRVIHRDTNSGGCGTPRNDGLRAATGRFVMFLDSDDVLPPGAARALLAAAGEHDAPVVAGACVRRELPAHRDVPWQPGLYRETAVHSSPDKAPQLVRDTLCVNKLYERAFLDKHAITFPEGRFTYEDFVFTARVLAAAPRLVTIPDRVYVWHVRRSAARQSISLDRNDVANWQARIAAHRASVQIFLDAGHQALAHAAATKFLDHDLRMYVRELHTRGADYRAEWWRLTREYLAGFDEADLRAARAPARWLARVVLASPAPRDLERLTQLAARPGRLLPPYAEAGGRAVWSADLPEVVLDAMVTKPMHRLPVTIDAEPSPGGPGVLRLRVHDLYGRLAASGPESIDIELRRRRDDRRGPVHTAALTPAPATGGSQACWTAEVVLDLAALAEPGGEPCADPEPWDLMAQVSCADGAGFRAALRALGPGLRRRVLPSRRHTVLLVQPYATTGGALSLRVASGLRSVWRIAARRLRG